In Leptospira ellinghausenii, the following proteins share a genomic window:
- a CDS encoding DUF5808 domain-containing protein: MSYKEDKNFWGIPYGTEISAEAFVKDIWDPSTEEILTPKQFLGIGWGINLHALGRRVGVIK; this comes from the coding sequence ATGTCATACAAAGAAGATAAAAATTTCTGGGGAATTCCTTACGGAACTGAAATCTCTGCGGAAGCGTTCGTGAAAGATATTTGGGATCCAAGCACAGAAGAAATTCTTACACCAAAACAATTCCTTGGCATTGGTTGGGGGATCAACTTACATGCCCTCGGCAGACGAGTTGGTGTGATTAAGTAA
- a CDS encoding porin OmpL1, giving the protein MLKSLRFGMMGFLLMCLAGSLSAQSGPRSYFMIGLGMQFDLAQLGGTITKDGLDSRNPQLSGTGAPTGSLQKAIYAENTLISLKRTTGGAVGAKTSGAMVGGNVNVGYEKEGVFGVPSLFWRINVNYTTKISGGETSSTVMGYKWLDQEWQYTAWTVPTYLGIKLYNAANDTAVYVGAGVNYFHGWWGVSGTINNPGLQTFAPGVLGPGGSLLSDAPNPGINKENVRFGAHGFGLNWLVGAQTKVTDKGHLFFELETILSAGMGVGGVASVGGASALAPWVAYPVVIGGQTYRVGYKIEI; this is encoded by the coding sequence ATGCTGAAATCTCTACGCTTTGGAATGATGGGGTTCTTACTTATGTGCTTGGCTGGCAGCCTTAGCGCACAATCTGGTCCTCGTTCTTATTTTATGATCGGTCTTGGTATGCAATTTGACCTTGCACAACTCGGCGGAACAATTACGAAAGATGGTCTAGATTCTAGAAACCCACAATTGAGCGGAACTGGTGCTCCAACTGGTTCACTTCAAAAAGCTATTTATGCTGAAAACACTCTAATCAGTTTGAAACGAACAACTGGTGGTGCTGTTGGTGCAAAAACAAGCGGAGCTATGGTTGGTGGTAACGTAAACGTCGGTTACGAAAAAGAAGGAGTCTTCGGAGTTCCAAGTCTTTTTTGGAGAATCAACGTGAACTATACTACGAAAATCTCTGGTGGTGAAACATCTTCCACGGTTATGGGATACAAATGGTTAGACCAAGAGTGGCAATACACTGCTTGGACAGTTCCTACTTATTTAGGGATTAAATTATACAATGCTGCAAATGACACTGCTGTTTACGTCGGAGCAGGGGTAAACTACTTCCACGGATGGTGGGGAGTTTCTGGAACCATCAATAACCCAGGACTCCAAACTTTCGCGCCTGGAGTTTTAGGACCTGGTGGATCACTTCTTAGCGATGCTCCAAACCCTGGAATCAACAAAGAAAACGTACGTTTTGGTGCACACGGTTTTGGTTTAAACTGGCTTGTGGGTGCGCAAACAAAAGTAACTGACAAAGGTCACCTTTTCTTCGAATTAGAAACGATCCTTTCTGCAGGAATGGGCGTTGGTGGAGTTGCATCGGTTGGAGGAGCTTCCGCTCTTGCACCTTGGGTAGCTTACCCAGTGGTAATCGGTGGACAAACTTACCGCGTAGGTTACAAAATCGAAATTTAA
- a CDS encoding MBOAT family O-acyltransferase gives MLFNSLTFVLHFSLFYIIYFYSTFTIRKTILIIFGLYFYSQWGIEGTLLLILSIIFNFLIGILIDSNVSKLRKRIFVFGIVANVLYLGVFKYFLFVWGIFSDLQVEFGGQSPLWKPNLLLPIGISFYTFHNISYLIEVYDNRIKVCKNFFTFVLYDLFFPLLLLGPIERPGNLIPQFESERFISKEKIWNGLSLFCFGVFIKSSIADPLSRYVGTMANSFDSLEPGILWIVAPSIAFQVYADFFGYSLCAMGLAEMLGFELMNNFKRPFFSSNPSEFWSKWHISLSTWLRDYVYIKLGGNRHGFFRENSNLLLVWFLTGIWHGAGYGFIIWGLYLGICLILYRILKHLGFTQFQNPFLKVLGILFTFYSFSLGLLLFRINSPSESLIIIKNLQHIPHPSFVPYSLIFIILPLVLFDVWQEWKGTERPSFFVNEKPYVFGFLFVIGFCWFSIVSPFAKEDFFYFQF, from the coding sequence GTGTTATTTAACTCACTCACTTTTGTTTTACACTTTTCTCTTTTTTACATCATTTATTTTTATTCTACCTTCACTATTCGCAAAACGATATTAATCATTTTTGGATTGTACTTTTATTCACAGTGGGGGATAGAAGGAACACTCTTACTTATACTTTCTATCATTTTCAATTTTTTAATTGGTATTCTCATTGATTCAAATGTATCGAAACTTCGTAAGCGAATCTTTGTATTTGGAATTGTCGCCAATGTCCTGTATTTGGGAGTTTTTAAGTATTTTTTGTTTGTATGGGGAATCTTTTCTGATCTGCAAGTTGAATTTGGAGGACAATCTCCTCTTTGGAAACCAAATCTATTATTGCCAATTGGGATCTCTTTTTATACTTTCCATAACATCAGTTATTTGATCGAAGTGTATGATAATAGAATCAAAGTATGTAAAAACTTTTTTACTTTTGTTTTGTATGATTTATTTTTCCCATTATTATTACTTGGACCTATTGAGAGACCGGGCAATTTAATCCCACAATTTGAATCTGAAAGATTTATTTCAAAAGAAAAAATTTGGAATGGTCTTTCTCTATTTTGTTTCGGAGTTTTTATCAAATCAAGCATTGCTGATCCTTTGTCTCGTTATGTGGGAACTATGGCAAATTCCTTTGATTCTTTAGAGCCTGGTATCTTATGGATTGTCGCACCAAGCATAGCATTCCAAGTGTATGCAGATTTTTTTGGTTATTCGTTATGTGCCATGGGCCTTGCTGAAATGTTAGGTTTTGAGCTCATGAATAATTTTAAGAGACCATTCTTTTCATCCAACCCATCTGAATTTTGGTCAAAGTGGCATATTTCTCTCTCAACATGGTTACGTGATTACGTTTATATTAAGTTAGGTGGAAATCGGCATGGATTTTTCAGAGAGAATTCCAATTTATTATTGGTTTGGTTTCTTACTGGGATCTGGCATGGGGCCGGATACGGTTTTATCATTTGGGGATTGTATTTAGGAATTTGTCTGATCCTATATCGAATTCTGAAACATCTTGGTTTCACTCAATTCCAAAATCCATTCTTAAAAGTCTTGGGTATTCTTTTTACTTTTTATAGTTTTTCATTGGGCCTTCTTTTATTTCGTATCAATTCGCCTTCCGAATCATTAATCATTATTAAAAACTTACAACACATACCACATCCTTCCTTCGTTCCGTATTCACTCATTTTTATCATCTTACCTTTAGTTTTATTTGATGTTTGGCAAGAGTGGAAGGGAACGGAAAGACCTAGTTTTTTTGTGAATGAAAAACCATATGTATTTGGTTTTTTGTTTGTGATTGGATTCTGTTGGTTTTCGATAGTTTCACCTTTTGCAAAAGAAGATTTTTTCTATTTTCAATTTTAA
- a CDS encoding 4a-hydroxytetrahydrobiopterin dehydratase has protein sequence MKQPNQILNEETIETFLKDFPQWKYTKEQTLSYLSFEHSFVSFTSAFLFLTKLAFVSESLDHHAEIWNVYNKVRLKLFTHETNAITSKDLELIRILMENTNEFL, from the coding sequence ATGAAACAACCGAATCAAATATTGAATGAAGAAACAATTGAAACTTTCTTAAAGGATTTTCCTCAATGGAAGTATACAAAGGAACAAACACTCTCTTATCTTAGTTTTGAGCATTCATTTGTTTCCTTTACGAGTGCATTTTTGTTTTTAACAAAACTTGCATTCGTATCGGAATCGTTAGACCACCATGCAGAAATTTGGAATGTTTATAACAAAGTCCGACTTAAATTATTTACACATGAGACAAATGCGATCACTTCCAAAGATTTGGAATTGATTCGAATTTTAATGGAGAATACAAACGAGTTTTTGTAA
- the carA gene encoding glutamine-hydrolyzing carbamoyl-phosphate synthase small subunit: MQAFLVLANGTVMKGRSFGANKNSIGEVVFNTSMAGYQEILTDPSYKGQLVTLTYPMIGNYGINPDDMESDRIQASGLIVKEYVKRPSNFQSKETLSDFLIRFGVPAIEGIDTRKLTRIIRNSGAMNCGIFISETYEDSFLEAVKNAPSMEGQDLAQVVTCEKPYVFGAHSPSKFKLAVYDFGIKRNILRLLDSAGFNVHVFPAKTKAEDLLKDGFDAFFLSNGPGDPAPLDYAIQSAKTIMDAKKPLFGICLGHQIIGLALGKKTSKLKFGHRGGNHPVRNEETGKIEITSQNHGFHVLGESSPDMPITRINLFDNTVAGLKTKGLPVMAVQYHPEACPGPHDSTYHFQEFYTMVESSKS; encoded by the coding sequence ATGCAGGCTTTTTTGGTTTTAGCAAACGGAACGGTCATGAAAGGCCGATCCTTCGGTGCAAATAAGAATTCGATCGGCGAGGTAGTGTTTAATACCTCCATGGCGGGCTATCAGGAAATTCTAACTGACCCTTCCTACAAAGGTCAACTTGTCACACTTACCTACCCTATGATTGGGAACTACGGAATTAACCCAGACGACATGGAATCAGATCGAATCCAAGCTTCTGGTCTCATTGTCAAAGAGTATGTCAAACGACCTTCCAATTTCCAATCCAAAGAAACACTCAGTGATTTTTTAATCCGATTTGGAGTGCCTGCCATCGAAGGGATTGACACCCGCAAACTAACGCGCATTATTCGCAATTCAGGTGCCATGAACTGTGGTATTTTTATCAGTGAAACGTATGAAGATTCCTTTTTAGAAGCTGTCAAAAATGCTCCGAGTATGGAAGGCCAAGACCTTGCTCAAGTGGTAACATGTGAAAAACCGTATGTATTTGGTGCACATTCTCCAAGCAAATTCAAACTAGCAGTTTATGATTTCGGAATCAAACGTAACATCTTACGTTTACTTGATTCCGCTGGGTTTAATGTTCATGTATTCCCTGCCAAAACAAAAGCTGAGGATTTATTGAAAGATGGTTTTGATGCTTTTTTCTTATCCAATGGCCCGGGTGATCCTGCCCCATTAGATTATGCAATCCAATCAGCAAAAACGATCATGGATGCAAAAAAACCATTGTTTGGGATTTGTCTTGGCCACCAAATCATTGGCCTTGCACTGGGAAAAAAGACTTCCAAACTCAAATTTGGTCATAGAGGTGGGAACCACCCTGTGCGAAATGAAGAAACAGGAAAAATTGAAATCACTTCACAAAACCATGGCTTCCATGTGTTAGGTGAATCTTCTCCGGATATGCCCATCACTCGGATCAATCTTTTTGACAATACAGTTGCTGGCCTAAAAACCAAAGGTTTACCTGTTATGGCGGTGCAGTACCACCCAGAAGCTTGCCCTGGTCCCCATGATTCAACTTACCATTTCCAAGAATTTTATACTATGGTAGAATCCTCAAAATCCTAA
- a CDS encoding GAF domain-containing protein: MGLLDRAEEIKKTSETKVTQTPSSKKDTPSLLKKAEHFREEDPSLSQNVSESIPVSDTDSDWLDEAISDSLATEIGDLPSPDGEEEFDLSDIPELTDSDFGDLSESHEDWRENPISNLEDDLDSLHEESNPYEPVASDPDLDSELEPDHDSNHETEIPETEELQEPSARPNSEEEPGLGDDLIDRDYHDDLNVPDAPLPEVNLFDEWENEAKKEASKQPLRPAKEDPAPIGEEVLFDDESDFGTAPMAYHLASKKRIENYQAIFEITKEIASSKEFSDFFDNLVYSLIGQVGCHSVVILTSTNPKNTKWEAVAAQGITSKDAWYLSPGDEIYARISDSETVIYAGEFKSSRLPNRELNLLNEMGSEILVPIRHGEKCFGVLSLGKLINGEEYITDDLEFAKIVGDIAGSVFERVSEFESINEELVHAKEVIEINESVLQFARDFSKVRKMDEAYDFLIDNIKNKLGVKQFSFLVLDSETRSDYIVFGSNFILPERTKDFRLSKDSDIVGMVSNVSGVYKLENFREDAELKSIFTNDELGIMSEFTILPIINLNWLVGMVIIHSTGTAWIDTTRDVAVSMLETSAPVFANLLILQEKEALFRNPFNPLETRILAEMEKASSLKASFTVSLFKIQNVSRMIHLVGTGTFARYADTLRKTMMDHISELDFFTRVGQGKFVLVLHGKDKEETDVVIKKIKSSFAKKEETIIGNFRASYRVLTLAYPHDTKDKNQFLEMVEEA, encoded by the coding sequence GTGGGACTTCTTGATCGTGCCGAAGAGATTAAAAAAACTTCGGAAACAAAAGTAACCCAAACTCCTTCTTCAAAAAAAGACACTCCATCCTTACTAAAAAAAGCGGAACATTTTCGAGAAGAAGATCCTTCTCTAAGTCAAAATGTTTCCGAATCCATTCCTGTTTCTGACACCGACTCAGATTGGTTAGATGAGGCAATCTCAGATTCACTTGCGACTGAAATTGGTGATTTACCAAGTCCAGATGGGGAAGAAGAATTTGACTTAAGTGATATTCCTGAACTTACAGATTCAGATTTTGGTGATTTAAGTGAAAGCCACGAGGATTGGAGAGAAAATCCAATTTCAAATTTAGAAGATGATTTGGATTCTTTACATGAAGAATCAAATCCATATGAACCAGTTGCATCAGATCCAGATTTAGATTCTGAATTAGAACCAGATCATGATTCGAATCATGAAACCGAAATTCCAGAAACTGAAGAATTGCAAGAACCATCAGCACGACCAAACAGCGAGGAAGAACCTGGGTTAGGTGACGATTTGATTGATCGTGATTATCATGATGATTTAAATGTGCCTGATGCACCTCTACCCGAAGTGAATCTTTTTGATGAATGGGAAAATGAGGCAAAAAAAGAAGCCTCAAAACAACCATTACGACCAGCTAAAGAAGATCCAGCTCCAATCGGTGAAGAAGTATTATTCGATGATGAATCTGATTTTGGAACGGCACCAATGGCATATCATTTGGCTTCCAAAAAAAGAATTGAGAATTACCAAGCAATCTTTGAGATCACAAAAGAAATTGCTTCTTCAAAAGAATTTTCAGATTTTTTTGATAATTTAGTCTACAGTTTAATTGGACAAGTAGGTTGTCACTCCGTAGTCATCTTAACTTCAACAAATCCTAAAAATACAAAATGGGAAGCGGTCGCTGCGCAAGGGATCACTTCAAAAGATGCTTGGTATCTCTCTCCAGGAGATGAAATTTATGCTAGGATTTCTGACTCGGAAACTGTCATTTATGCCGGAGAATTTAAATCTTCAAGATTGCCAAATCGAGAATTAAACTTATTAAATGAAATGGGTTCAGAGATTCTTGTCCCGATTCGACATGGTGAAAAATGTTTCGGAGTATTATCACTTGGGAAACTCATCAATGGTGAAGAGTATATCACAGATGATTTAGAATTTGCAAAAATTGTTGGTGATATTGCGGGATCAGTATTTGAGAGAGTATCCGAATTTGAATCGATTAATGAAGAATTAGTACATGCAAAAGAAGTGATAGAAATCAATGAATCGGTTCTCCAGTTTGCGAGGGATTTTTCGAAAGTACGCAAAATGGATGAAGCTTACGATTTTTTAATCGATAATATCAAAAACAAATTGGGTGTTAAGCAGTTCTCTTTCTTGGTATTAGATTCTGAGACTAGATCCGATTATATTGTTTTTGGATCCAATTTTATTTTACCTGAAAGGACAAAAGATTTCCGACTCAGTAAGGATTCTGATATTGTTGGTATGGTTTCCAATGTATCGGGAGTATACAAACTTGAAAATTTCCGAGAAGATGCGGAACTCAAATCGATTTTTACAAATGACGAATTGGGAATCATGAGTGAATTTACAATTCTACCGATTATCAACCTGAATTGGTTAGTTGGCATGGTTATCATCCATTCTACTGGAACTGCTTGGATTGATACAACACGTGATGTGGCAGTTTCGATGCTTGAAACATCAGCTCCTGTTTTTGCTAACCTACTCATTTTGCAAGAAAAAGAAGCACTATTCCGTAATCCATTTAATCCATTGGAAACTCGTATCCTTGCTGAAATGGAAAAAGCATCCAGTCTAAAGGCATCTTTTACTGTTTCTTTATTTAAAATTCAAAACGTATCTCGAATGATCCATTTGGTTGGAACAGGTACTTTTGCAAGATACGCAGATACTCTACGAAAAACGATGATGGATCATATCAGTGAATTGGATTTTTTCACAAGGGTAGGACAAGGAAAATTTGTTTTAGTTCTTCATGGGAAAGACAAAGAAGAAACCGATGTTGTGATTAAAAAAATCAAGTCTTCCTTTGCTAAAAAAGAAGAAACAATCATCGGAAATTTCCGAGCAAGTTACAGAGTTTTGACTTTAGCATACCCTCATGATACCAAAGACAAAAACCAATTTTTAGAAATGGTAGAGGAAGCATAA